From the genome of Bradyrhizobium sp. ORS 278:
TGCTGTTGATGGCGAAGGTGATCTCGCCGGGGATCGCCGCCATCAGCGCATCGCAGATGGTGCGTCCCTTCGCGTCGTGCGCCTCGCGATGGCCAGCACGCAGCGAGCGGGCGTGGTCATCGTATCCCTTGGGCTCGGCGACGATCATCTGGGCTTGCGGATAGCGCGCCTTCACCGCCGTCGACACGCCTGCGAGCAAACCGCCTCCCGAGGCGGGAACGATGACGACATCGGGCGACAGGCCAAGTACCGCAAGATCTTCCGCGATCTCGCGGCCGACGGTGCCCTGCCCGGCAATGACATAGGGATCGTCATAGGGCGGCACCACGGTCGAGCCGCGCTTGCCGGCGATCTCGCGGGCAATCGCCTCTCGGTCTTCACGGTCGCGATCATACAGCACGACATCGGCCCCGAAGGCCTTGGTGCGCTCGCGCTTGGCGACCGGAGCATCGGACGGCATCACGATGGTCGCATGCATCCCGAGCAGCGTTGCGGCATGCGCGACGCCCTGGGCGTGATTGCCCGAAGAAAAGGCGACGACACCATTCGCCCGCGACGATTCGGGAATTGATGCCAGCTTGTTGTAGGCGCCGCGGAACTTGAACGAGCCGGTGCGTTGCAGCACCTCGGGCTTCACGAACACGTTCGCCTTGAGCTGCTCGTTGAGCACCGGGGCTGGCAGCAGCGGGGTC
Proteins encoded in this window:
- a CDS encoding threonine/serine dehydratase — its product is MTAHAPIPPVTAADIDAAARVLAPVAVRTPLLPAPVLNEQLKANVFVKPEVLQRTGSFKFRGAYNKLASIPESSRANGVVAFSSGNHAQGVAHAATLLGMHATIVMPSDAPVAKRERTKAFGADVVLYDRDREDREAIAREIAGKRGSTVVPPYDDPYVIAGQGTVGREIAEDLAVLGLSPDVVIVPASGGGLLAGVSTAVKARYPQAQMIVAEPKGYDDHARSLRAGHREAHDAKGRTICDALMAAIPGEITFAINSKLLSAAVEASDEEVGRAVGFAFRELKLVVEPGGSVGLAALLAGRLDVAGKTVVIVLSGGNVDADLYAMLIA